A window of the Dyadobacter pollutisoli genome harbors these coding sequences:
- a CDS encoding helix-turn-helix domain-containing protein, with translation MIPSESVAHFYLTHPAAKGLKGPDKTTGDEGHFNVFSRVFCNKYTSYARRDFYKISLIIGKGILSYGGNQIEIDQNALVFFNRNVPYSWQALSDEQAGYFCLFTDEFLSTMTRAKTVSDCPILRSDCIPVYFINQEQEEYLMGIFSKMQVDIESGYVHKYDLMRNYVNVIAHEAMKMQPSEVADPNLNGSTRLSSAFRELLERQFPIESPEHKLQLKTAKDYAGKLGVHVNHLNRALKENTGKTTTEHIIDRILSQSKIMLRHSNWSVAEIAFCLGFEYPAYFNNLFKKQIGITPKSYRVHER, from the coding sequence ATGATACCAAGTGAAAGTGTTGCACATTTTTACCTGACGCACCCCGCCGCAAAAGGTTTAAAAGGTCCGGACAAAACAACCGGGGACGAGGGGCATTTCAATGTGTTCTCCCGGGTATTCTGCAATAAATATACTTCCTACGCACGCAGGGATTTTTACAAGATATCCCTCATCATCGGCAAAGGTATTCTTTCCTACGGTGGCAATCAGATCGAGATCGATCAAAACGCGCTGGTATTCTTCAACCGCAATGTTCCCTATTCCTGGCAAGCGCTTTCTGACGAGCAGGCCGGTTACTTCTGTCTGTTTACCGACGAGTTCCTAAGCACCATGACCCGTGCCAAAACGGTGAGCGACTGCCCTATTCTGCGCAGCGACTGTATTCCGGTATATTTTATCAATCAAGAGCAGGAGGAATACCTCATGGGCATTTTCAGCAAAATGCAGGTTGACATCGAATCCGGTTACGTTCACAAATATGATCTGATGCGGAATTATGTCAATGTTATTGCACACGAAGCAATGAAAATGCAGCCTTCCGAAGTGGCAGACCCGAATTTGAATGGTTCAACCCGGCTTTCCTCCGCTTTCCGTGAACTATTGGAAAGACAGTTCCCTATCGAGTCCCCTGAGCACAAACTGCAACTCAAAACGGCAAAAGACTACGCGGGTAAGCTGGGCGTGCATGTCAACCATTTGAACCGAGCATTGAAAGAAAATACTGGTAAGACGACCACAGAACACATTATCGACCGGATATTGTCGCAGTCCAAAATCATGCTCAGACATTCCAACTGGAGCGTCGCCGAAATCGCATTTTGTCTGGGTTTTGAATATCCTGCCTACTTTAATAATCTGTTCAAAAAACAAATTGGCATCACACCAAAGTCCTATCGCGTTCACGAAAGGTAG